GGCGCTgtgagctcaggctccagcaaGCTTGGTGGGAAACATCTCTGGCTCTTTGCTGTTGTTCTTCCACCTGTGCTCCCCCACAGGGAGAGGTAAAGGGAAAACCCTGGCCTGGGCTGGGCCTCCACTAAGTTGCCACTGTGACTTCCTGGGAGGTCTCCTGCTTGGGCCCCAGGAAACCCTGCCCCGCATCAGCACTTGAAAGGAGCCTGGGTCTCTGCAGAACAGGCTCAGATTTTTATCCAGACACTGAGTCGTCAGGAAGGTGCAGAACATACAGTGTCTTGTCTTTCCCTTTCTACTTAGTCTTATCTGCCATGCTGCACTCCAGGTGAGTGAGCAGGATGCACGAAGTGTCTCAACAACTATGGAAAGGGAATCTCCTCTCTCAACAAAGGCAGAACCGAAGAGCCTGGAGATGTTTAGCCAATTGATATGTTTTCTAAAACTTGCTCTGCTGCAGGGAGAAGCTGTTCTGCCTGCCTGCACCTGTAGGGGCAGGCAAAAACACTGATGGGTTTCTCAGAAGTGGAGCCATACCTCCTCTTCCATTGATTTACAGCTCTGGTCTGACTTCAAGGCTGCATAGATTAGAGACCCAAAGTCATAGATCTATTGGCCCTATTATGAATAAGAAAATCTGGTTTTGTATCGATTAAAGAAGTTTGCATGATATGATCCACAAGGACTCATACCCAATGCCCTGCATTGACAATATGCTGGAGGCATTAGCAGAATTTGAATGTTTTTCTCCACTGAATGAATGGAGCATGTGCTGGCAAGTCCAGGTGGAAGAGTCAGCCTCATGTGAAGACCACCTTTACTGGTGGACAGGGCTTGTGGCAGTttagtgtgatgctgttgcatcTGAGCTGTTAATGGAACAGGTGTTTGAAACTTGACACTTTTCAGGAGACTTGTGTACTTGGACAACATCCTGATCTGTGCAGGAACTCTTGAACCAGCAAGGGGAAGGCTGAGGAATGGCAGAATCCCAGGGTGCCCACCAACTACAGGAGTTCATGGGGCTTGTCTCTTGTTGCCAGGTGTTTGTGTGGAGCTTTGCTGGGATAGCTGCTCCCATGTATAGAAGAGATCACCATTCAGGCAGACAGCCAAGTTAAGCCAGGCATTCCAAGACCTGGAGAAGCTTTGATTACCGTGCCAGTGTTGGATTATCCCCTGACAAGTTGCCCATTTGGGTTGGATACTAACGCTGGCTAGATTGGAACAGGAGCCgtgctcctccccgcccccctcaggTTCACAATAGACAAAGGCAAGTTGTGGCCTATTAGAGGAAGACCCTCAAGAAACTGAAATGGAAACCTTGTGAGACCCATAGGTAGCTCCAAGCAGTAATAAACGCTATTGAGCGATCACCCCTTCTTTACAAGTTCAtctcacatttatttatttactttggaTTTATATACACATCACAGAAGAAAGGTGCACCTCTCCCAAATTACAAAGATGGCCTGTCAAACATCTGAGAAAGTCCAAATTACCACAATCATTTTCTAGTGAAGATGCGCTAAATCGACGGCAGATCACTCTCCCGTCGAATCTTGTACTCCACCAGAtcaagaagagtagggggagtcgacaggagagcatctcccgttgaCATCATGGAGTGTGGACctcgcggtaagtagatctaagctacgtcgatttgagttacactattcacgtaactcaaattgcatagcttagattgaatttcccctgtagtgtagacaaagtatCTCTTAGAAGGGTGTGTGACACCCACATGAATGTGCCATGACTTAACTTTGCTTGGCCGTCTTACACCACATACCACAGAGACCAGAAAGGATACCTGTAGCCCTTCGCAAGAGAGCTGACCTCCACCCATGCAGCCCTTTGTGGCCAGGGATGCCTCTACACTGCATTGCTCTTTCTTATCGCTCTTCCAGGCTCTTTTACACAGACTCCACACACCTTTGCTCATTCAATCACAATCCCCTCCTTGGGGTCTGGGTTtattctagggttgccaactttctaatcgcacaaaactgaacactttagccccttcccttccccaaggccctgccccactcctttcCCGAGGCCCCAACCCCATTCACTACATTTCCCTTCCTCGGTGgctcgctgtcccccaccctcactcactttcactgggctgggggaggggattggtTTGCAGGAGGGGGGtaagggctctaactgggggtgtgggctccagggtgggatcagaaatgaggggttcagtgtgcaggaaggggatctgggatggggcagggagttggggtgcaggatggggtgagggctctggctgagggtgtgggctctgggctggggctggggatgcggggtttggggtgcaagaggtgGCTCcaggctctggggggtggggctgagggattcagagtgcgggaggggtctgcgggttgaggcagggggttgggatgtgggagggggctctgggttggggggggctcagggctggggcagggggttggggctcggggttggggtgcgggctcacCTCGAGCAGCTCCTGGTgagcggcacagtggggctaaggcaggctccctgcctgtccttgctctgcactgcaccccagaagcggccagcaggtctggctcctaggcagggaggCCAGGAGGCTCCAAGCTCTGCTctcatccacaggcactgcctcaccagctcccattggttgcagttcccagccaatgggagtgtggagctggtgttCGGGGTGGGGACAGCAAGCGGAGACCCATGCTCCcgccccccgcctaggagctggacctgctggccacttccagggtgcagcgtggTGCAAAGACAGGTAGGGaatagcctgccttagacccgcagcaccgccgaccggacttttagttttaacagcctggtcagcaccCTGTTCAACTGGGCGTTCTggctgaaaaccagacacctggcaaccctagtttattcatagattcatagatattaaggtcagaagggaccattatgatcatctagtctgacctcctgaacaatgcaggccacagaatctcacccacccacttctgcaataaacctctcacctatgtctgagctattgaagtcctcaaatcatagtttaaagacttcaaggagcagagaatcctccagcaagtgacccgtgccccatgctacagaggaaggtgaaaaacctccagggtctcttccaatctgccctggaggaaaattccttcctgaccccaaatatggcaatcagctgaaccctgagcatatgggcaagattcaccagccaggtacctaggaaagaattctctgtagtaactcagatcccaccccatctaacatcccataacaggccattgggcctatttaccataaatatttaaagatcaattaattgccaaaatcatattgtTCAGATAAGCAAAAGTAAAACTTAAAGTGCCAAAAAACTATCCTAGAGCatggctcttacctcagagcctgggCAATCAAAAAAATTCCTTCTCTGACTCTTTTTTATCAGTTCTTATGAGGTGACCCACTCTGGGGTTCAGCTTGCATCTGCCCTGCTCAGAACTGACTCCCCTGCAGACTTCCCAGGATCAACTCCCCCCTTCCCTTTAGGGCTGCTTcaggttttgttttatattaagaGTCAACTGCTAAGGTACCAACCCCTTCCATGTACCAGGTGTCCAGGGtcgtccctagccattttggtgccctatgcagctccCCAtgggggggctgtgcggggcccCAGGCCTTTGcagggggggtggctgggggacAGGGTGGCAAccgccccctggccccagcccgctctgctctgctcccctggctcccagccttggggggttaggggggaaccaccccccagcactcatcAGTggcgtggctgggagccaggggagtggagcaggctggggccaggtcgctccacTTATGAcatggtgagtgcaggcccgaccCCTGcagcagtcctcaggggagtggggacagggtgggggcggagcaggggcgggggcttggggaaggggtgggggtggggcggagcaggggcgtgGGGCATGGTGAAGAGGCGGAGGAGGGACTGAAACAGCATGCAGCAGTGCAGGGCcccaggaaatgtggtgcccaaatttcctggtgccctacgcagctgtgtactttgcgtatgggttaGGACGGCCCTGCAGGTGTCTCTGGTTGGCTCATGTAGAAAGCCTGCTCAAGGGTTCAAGACTCCTTCAGGGCAGCTCCCGTGCTCCCTCTCATTCCTTTGCTCTCTCATACCTTGCTGTTGGATTAACACCAGCCGGTACCTTTGTTTGTATTCATGACTCCCACATAATTGCTTTCAGTATCTCAAATTATGTCAATGAAAAATAAGTAGGCCAAATGTGTCAGTACCCAGATCTACAGATATTTAGATATATCTGGTTAGACAGCTGAGAAATGCGGCATGTAGGTGATAAATATGGAATCTATGATGCTGATTATGATCACAGGGTACACAGCACAAAAAGTACCTGGAATTAATTGTAGTAGAATAAGCACATCACTTTGATCATGATAGCTCATTCACCTGTTCATGATGTATTTATCTATACTGAGTTGTATCTTAAGCGTTCTGTATATTTTTAAGGACATTTGGAACAAAAGAAATACAAGCACTGGTTGAGGCTCATTAATAGTTGGAGCTGataaaattgttaataatgacactgaaataattatttctgttctgtatttagaaGGAAGAAGGATGATGTACACATTTCACATGAGAATGATGAAACACTTTCCAATCCATTAGTAACCAAGGAAGGTGTTACACAACAcctaagacatttttaaatcagcaggtccagacaACTTGCATCCAACAGACGTAAAAGAGATCTATGGCCCACAGATGTTAACTATCAGGGTGAAATAAGGAAACTGTGAACACTGCCTGGTGACCTTGTTAGTGAGTGACTCCTCCTACATACACACCAGAAACAATGAGCTGCTTCCTGGCATTAGGGTTTGTGCCAACACCACATCCCACAAGGGGAAGAACAGTGGttccattcagtttctcaccCAGATCATATTCTGCTCTTTCGTTTCTCTTATGGTGTTGGTGGATGGGGGTGCTGTACATTCTGGATGCTGAGACTTGGTGAACTCACATCAATGGTGACTGCAGTGAATTTTCAGCCTTACTTTAGCTTCTTACCTTGAGTTGACCTGAATAACTCCCGATGGCTTCTGGGGGCTTCCAGCTTCTTTTTAAGTCCCTGGATCAGCTTGTGTTTCAAGCTTTCACCCTGGGCTCCAGGAAAACCTGTAAATTAAATGTCACCTCTTGGTAGCAACACAACAGGCCAATCGAGATTTACTAATGGAGCATTTAGGGTTGATCACTTCAACCTGCCCAGGAAGTTCAAAATGATCGCAGCTGGCTGGAAACCACACCAGGGAGACACCATACTAAATCTATTCCAGGTGCTATGTCACCCCTCATCCTAGTTACTCCCCTGAGCCACCCAAAACAAATCTCCAGCCTTGAGTTCTAGACACTTCTACACCCAGTGCTGGATAGAATGAGTCAGTCACCTCCTCAGCCAAGCTGGTGTCAGCAGAACCATCCAGGAGCCTCTGCAGCAGGTCATTCTTCCCTCTGGCAAGCAGGCTGCAATCCAGCACCCTGTGGAAAAGAAATTACAGGGTGAGGCTGTCGCCTTCCACACAAGGGATTTCAGTGCACAACTCCAGAGACATTAAGTAAAGTTTAACCTTGAAAAGGGCTTTCTTGTGAGCCTCCCACTAAGATCTCATACCCTTTGGTGATTGCCCTGGACAGTTCCTCCATCTCCTCAATCTGCTCCCTTAGGGGTTTGGTGGTTAATTTCTctgcaaaagagagaaaaagatcaGTTGAGTCTCCATGGATGATCATCCCCCTAGTGTCAGTTCCAAATATTTCTGGTCAGATAGTACCAAGCCAAAGCAAAGTTATCCCCCAGGGAAGTGAATGAGTTACCAGTGCATGGGATGGAGGGCTTGAGTAGGCAGCAGGGTCGTGACAATCATCCCCTCTCCCAACTCCCCTTTTCCTCATGTGAGAGAAGGGGTCTGGGATCCCCTCTGCCAAGGGAAGGGAGGAAATAGCTGTGGTAGGGCCACCTTCCTGCCCCTGGCCAccttcctgcccctgcctgcccacacaCTGCTGGCAGGAGCGGATAGTGGCACAAGCAACAGCCTCTCATCTCGACTAGTGCTGCAGTGACGGATAAAAAGCCCTCTCCCACTTGCAGCACCAGAGGTTGGGGCAGCAGCAACTTCCTTCCTGGCAAcctctcctctctccatccaggagtagcagctgagctccctcctgccccagttcCCCAGCAAACAGACAGGTTCGGTATCAGgggtccctccctccccaagtctAGAGAAGAATCAGGGTCCCATCCCCCACCAGGAGTGGAGGCATGAGGGCTCCCTTTCCCCCGGCAATGACATCATCACATAGGCATGTGACTCTGTGGGACGGGGTCCAAATATGGGCCTTTTGGGTCTAGTACTTGAGCCAGGCCTGCCTAGAAGTGAGGAGAGCTCAGAGCACACTGGCTGATTTGAGATGTGTTTGAGGGTGTTAGTGAATCGGCCACTCAGCTGATGGGATCCCAGCTGTACTTCATCACCTGCATTCATGACCAGATGGAGAATGTCTGCCTGGAGAATCAGGATCCTGGCCTCACTGTCCTTTCCGGTCCTACTGGGCCTCAGCAAGGAGGTGGAAACACGGTGGGAAGAAAAGTGTCGGATATGAAACCAAAAGATAAAGCAGAAACCTGCTCCCAAATCACCAGCAGCTGAAATCTCACTCCCTGAGCTGTAAAGCAGATTGTGTCCATGCATCCTTGAGTGATAACTCTGATACTGTGCTTCTATCCATtcactctgtctgtctctctacaGCTTTTCTAGTCCATCCATATATTCATCCATCTATGGATTATCCATCCACATGTCTGTCACAATTCTAGGGCATGGATCAGTCTATCCATCCACATCTCACTCTTCACCGTAGTATCAGGGACCCACTCCATTGCACACTCTGAGCCCAGGACTGTGCTATGAACACTTTTGATCTACTTTTCAGGAAGTGGGTGCCAACCTTTCCAGTATAGGGCAACTTCCTAGAAATTGCTGTGCTCAGCAATGCTACCTCCCTCTATGGTTCTATGGAActattttgatttcagtgggaaagaAAACGAATAGATTCtccaatctctttctctctcctgtctgcaGTACCTGCTACCCTGGACATAGGGATTATCATCAGCTGTGGAAGATAATGTTTGAGGCAACCTCTTATAAAAACTTCAAGATAAAGAACtatgttaaaatggagttaaggttgagaggCAGTATCAGTAGTTTAAGGGTAAAAACATTGCAGGGATATTATAATTATCCCAAACCAGGAAATTTAGAGTTACAGTTACActtaaaataaatccattcaTGTTCACTCATGGAAATGCACAGTTGTGGCTCccagacaaccttaactctgccctttacTGACACCATACAATACAGCTATGATGAAGGCATTTAAGTATTTAGGCTCTCAGATTAGatcaaacagatttttaaaggtaggaATTTTTTCCCTCATGGTGCTGTTGGGCAGAGATAAGGTCTTTTAACTCATCAGCTCTGGAGTCACAATGTCTCTGTGCTTTAAAGGTTCCTCCAACTGTTCTGTTGAGATCGGTTTCCTGGAAGTGCTGCCTTGATAtgctgtggagctggcagcagTGTCTTGGGGAGTCTTTCAAGCACTGATACCCAAACTAAGTATGGGGCCATGGAACCTTTGAAGAACCAGAGATTCCCTCATGCCACAGACTCATTACAACCAGTAGAATTAGTGCATACAAATTAGCTATAGCAGAAGGGTGTTGATTGGCTGAGTAACCTTTGTCATCATTATTTAAGAAAGATTAAGAATGGTTGATTGGACCCTGCCTGTGGTCTACATATAATTATAAATGGACAAAGCAGTCGTTAATATCTTAACTGGTTTGCAACATAATGTCTGCAAATATGGCCTATGCACAAAATGTCAATTAATTTTAACTGTGTAGAAAATTTGAAGGTCTGTCTTATTCCTGGCTCAGTCTGGGTCATTGGAGCCTGCTACCCATTTCTAGGGAGCTAGCAGGCCTCCCACTATAACAGTGGCTACTGGGCTGCTCGCCAACACATGCCTATGCCCCATGGCCTCATTTGCCCACCTGCCCTGCCACTGTAACATCAACATCACCCTCCCCCATCAACTCTCTTAGTCTTTGCAAACTCTCACCCCTCTCCTCACATGAGGGAGGGACTTGAACCGGGCATGATGCTGGCAGACTGCCCTGCAACTTGAGGCAGATGCCTCTCGGTCCTGACCTGCAGACTCCCCTGTGTTCCCAGGCCCCTGTTCTCTCTTGGGAAGAGACTGACATCTGTGTGATGATTCTGTGACAGGCACCAGTGGAGACACAGGTCACTACTGGCCAGAGAGTAGCAAACTGAAGCCAACCACCAATTTAGGGTTCCACCCTGCATTGGGCTGCCTGTGAGTCATGCTGTTTGCTTTGAAGAGCCTAGCGTTCAACCAGAAATTTCTCCTCTGCCACCTGGAGCTCCCCTTTATCTGTTCCATTTTCCTCTGTTCTAGCTGGGTCCTTTCCTGAAGGACTTTCTATATTGTCTGGCATGAAAGGACTACCCAGGCTTGGAGTAAAGCTTGAGGTCTTTCCAGGATTGCTTGTGGGAAACTAAGatctttcttaaaaagaaaagaagtacttgtggcaccgtagagactaaccaatttatttgagcataagctttcgtgagctacagcatccgatgcatccgatgaagtgagctgtagctcacgaaagcttatgctcaaataaattggttagtctctaaggtgccacaagtactccttttctttttgcgaatacagactaacatggctgttactctgaaacctaagatctTTCTTGATTTTTTTAGACCAATCTGCAATCACTTTATCCATGGGTATGTCAAATAACATGAGAATGCTTGTGTCCTTTACAAGAGCGGACGGGGCTACATCAGTCTTTGGAAAGGAGACCAGTATCTGgccaaatgattaaaaaaaatactgtacaCGCATTCTCATTAGAGGTGATGGATTCTTCTCCTTCATTGATTCCATGCACAAATTTACTTAGGTTTGTAGAACTGAATCTGAGCAGCAGCATTAGGGAGTAAACTTGAAACTAGTTTTAGATTTCAGAGAGAAATGGTAAACACCTTCTGCTTTCTTGTTTGTGTCTATATAAAATACCCTCCCAATTTCAGTTCCCCAATCCCATCAACTGTTTTTGTAGTTGCagttgctttttttattttcttcttccttcagtcttaggatatgtctacacagcaaaaactgTGCATACACTGGCCTACCTTCTCTTGAATCCAGCTGGCATGGGTAACAATAGAAGTGAAGAAAGCACAGCACAGGCTAGCAAGGGGAATACATCTGTGCCAGGCTGTTATGACCTGTGTTGAAGCTTGTATTGTCTTCAGTGCTATTGTTACCCATACTAGCCGGAGTCAAACTAGCTTGAGTAGGTTAGCCTGTGTACAGTCTTTGTCCACTTGCTATTCAGCTCAGCTGAAGTTACATTAAAGTGTATTCCATAGCAGAACTTTCCCAGAAGAATTAAAAGACATCCCTCTTTCTCATTTTAGAGAGCCAAAACCAAACCCTTGTCACACCATTGTAACCTCACTAAAGTCACTAGGTCAAATTCAGAACTCTATTATGCCAGTGTATatctagagtaactccactgaagccagggtaagtgagatcagaatctggtccagtgAGTTGCACTGGagtgaaaaacaaaaaggcagaatttggcatgTACTCAAGGCAAGGTACAATCATTTGTCTTGTTTTTGATTACTCCAGATATATTATTCCTACTTATACTGAAgcgttttacttttattttttaaatttttgcttgGGTGTGTGCTTTTTGTAAAATAATCCTCACATACAAAACACTGAAGTGCTCCTGTGCACTACTTTACTTTAGCTTGTTAAGAGTTTCTTATAAAAACAGTAATTTCAACTGAAGTAGTAAGCTTCTTAAGCATGGGAAAGTAAATATGTGGGTTCTGATTCTCCTTTCTCATGGAGTAAATCAGAGGTAAATGGAAATAAATGGAATTATAACCATACATAACTGGCACAAATGAGAGCAATCAGGCAAatatggtgggttttttgtttgttttttgtttttttttgctttgtatgCATGCAGTCTTCCTACGCACTGTAATAGGAAGTATGAACTCAGCTTCAGCCAGGACTGAACAATAGGATGTGAACTCACATGCTGTATCAGCCTTCAGATCATTGGTTAGGGAGCACTTGATGAGGTTCACTGCTTGTGTCTACAGAGTTAAAAGAACAGTGCAGGGAACAGAGATTGTTAGCATCAGAGAAAAAACAAGTCTCCAATCAAGATGAATAGAACAGAAGAAAACAGCCATCTGACATGGTACAGTGAGAGAGGTCAGTGGTCTGCACAATACTGAGCTTGTCATTTGCTATTGGGATCCCTGGGAATTCCATTGTCATCTGGACTATTTGTGGGAAAGTGAAGCAAAGATCTCCTACAGTCATGCTGATCCTAAATCTGGCCATTTCAGACATCTTGGTGCTGGTTACTTTACCAGTCTGGATTTACTCCTTTGCTAACACCTGGCTCTTTGGAGTCACCTTCTGCAAAACGCTGGTTTCTGTTGTTTACTGCAGTATGTATGCCAGCGTGTTTATAATTACAACACTGAGCCTGGAGAGGTTCATGGCTGTGTTCTACCCATTCATGATTCAAAAGTGGAAAAATAAAGCTGTGATTCTCAAAGTTGTTTTTCTCATTTGGCTCCTGTCTCTTGCTTTTGGAGCTTCCATAATCCCATTTCAAGAGATTGAAGAAACAAAGATTGGTCAGCAGTGCACATATCACAACTACACTTCTGATCAGCAGAAAATATTGTGCCTTTTGTTGGAGACTATTGTGGGTTTTGTGATTCCTTTTATTATCATCTCTACTTGTTATGTATGTGTTGAAAGAAGAATAAACACAATGACTTACTCATCTAGGCAGCGGTCAGCGAGGCCGATTGCCAGTGTGATTGTGGCTTTTGCTGTTTGTTGGTTACCACATCATCTGTTTAACATCATAGAAATTGTTTCAACACAGATAGTAGACTCTAACCAGAAGATGTCTTTGGCATTGGACGAGGTCTCAGAAACGGGAGTATACATCTCTGGATCACTGGCATTTATTAGCAGTTGCATTAACCCTCTGCTTTACGCCTTTGCTGCTCGGAACTTTCAAAGTCACCTGAGATTTGCAAAGCTGTTCAAACTCTTTGAAACGATGACTTCAGCTGTAAGAGAGGAAGCCCAGAGAGAAATGTCTGTGTAAGTGATACTTCAGTAAACACCGAGACTCTCTAACAAGAGACATGTATGAAGTGAGTGATGACTAGAGTACTGAATATTCAATCCTTTCACCTTGCACTGTTAATTTTGCCTCGCTAAACAAAACCATTCATTCAGGGTCACCCATTCTAATCCAGCGCAAACTGAAAGTCAATACCATCTGAAGGCTGTTCTATGTGTTATATAAAGTGAGTTGGCAGTCAtgttcacatcacaaaactaTTACCATTACTGTTCCATCCTAGTGTTCAGGGATGACGATCTG
The genomic region above belongs to Eretmochelys imbricata isolate rEreImb1 chromosome 12, rEreImb1.hap1, whole genome shotgun sequence and contains:
- the LOC144272984 gene encoding leukotriene B4 receptor 1-like, translated to MLILNLAISDILVLVTLPVWIYSFANTWLFGVTFCKTLVSVVYCSMYASVFIITTLSLERFMAVFYPFMIQKWKNKAVILKVVFLIWLLSLAFGASIIPFQEIEETKIGQQCTYHNYTSDQQKILCLLLETIVGFVIPFIIISTCYVCVERRINTMTYSSRQRSARPIASVIVAFAVCWLPHHLFNIIEIVSTQIVDSNQKMSLALDEVSETGVYISGSLAFISSCINPLLYAFAARNFQSHLRFAKLFKLFETMTSAVREEAQREMSV